From the Eleutherodactylus coqui strain aEleCoq1 chromosome 7, aEleCoq1.hap1, whole genome shotgun sequence genome, one window contains:
- the NPNT gene encoding nephronectin isoform X6, producing MSPWIHRKNLQSRYMCLFNNDLNECGLKPRPCKYRCMNTYGSYKCYCLNGYMMMPDGTCSNAHTCSMANCQYGCDVVKGEVRCRCPSPGLQLGTDGRTCVDVDECATGKAMCPRFRKCVNTFGSYICKCYPGYDLIHAHGKYQCFDIDECYTGDYQCNNYARCFNTPGSYKCKCNEGYRGNGADCTPIPRVMIDPLGPHNFLPGKDNIRNVLRGNGSTLSGSEGSSNRIPDFGSRHPKWPPSPSITAKPHPKIPMTTSRPAVPVTRPAPKPVTRPPPPVTRPPPPVTRPPPPVTRPPPPVTRPPPPVTRPPPPVTRPPPPVTRPPPPVTRPPPPVTRPPPPVTRPPPVPVTRPPTLVTRPPPPPTKPPTPKSPTVVTTEPPRLSARIPVNNRIEDQGKKRGDVFIPPHENNIPYNFDVEKGLSADEYEENDDPGVLIHSCNFDNGLCGWIRDRENDLHWELIKDHSGGKYLTLMEPKKTSGKVARLVLPLGHLSYSGDLCLSFRHLVSGEHSGKLQVFVRRSNIHGPAVWGRNGSSHGWGETHITLPGLGVRSIVFKAERGKDRSGHVGLDDVSLKRGHCTKP from the exons ATCTAAATGAATGTGGACTAAAGCCTCGACCATGCAAATACCGCTGCATGAATACTTATGGGAGCTACAAGTGCTATTGTCTGAATGGATACATGATGATGCCCGATGGAACGTGTTCAA ATGCGCATACCTGCTCCATGGCAAATTGTCAATATGGATGTGATGTTGTAAAGGGAGAGGTCCGATGTCGCTGTCCTTCTCCAGGTTTGCAATTAGGAACAGATGGCAGAACTTGTGTGG ATGTTGATGAGTGCGCAACAGGAAAGGCTATGTGTCCAAGATTTAGGAAATGTGTCAACACATTTGGAAGTTACATTTGTAAATGCTATCCCGGATATGACTTAATACATGCTCATGGGAAATACCAGTGCTTTG ATATTGATGAGTGTTACACCGGGGATTATCAGTGCAATAACTATGCAAGATGCTTCAACACACCAGGATCCTACAAGTGCAAATGCAATGAAGGCTACCGGGGCAATGGAGCGGACTGCACAC CAATCCCCCGAGTGATGATTGATCCACTAGGCCCACATAATTTTCTACCAGGTAAAGATAATATAAGAAACGTACTTAGAGGAAATGGCAGCACATTAAGCGGTAGTGAAGGAAGCAGCAACAGGATCCCAGACTTTGGCTCCAGGCATCCTAAGTGGCCTCCCTCACCCTCTATTACAGCAAAGCCCCATCCGAAGATACCCATGACTACAAGCAGGCCAGCTGTACCTGTAACAAGGCCAGCACCAAAACCAGTGACCAGGCCGCCTCCTCCAGTGACCAGGCCGCCTCCTCCAGTGACCAGGCCGCCTCCTCCAGTGACCAGGCCGCCTCCTCCAGTGACCAGGCCGCCTCCTCCAGTGACCAGGCCGCCTCCTCCAGTGACCAGGCCGCCTCCTCCAGTGACCAGGCCGCCGCCTCCAGTGACCAGGCCGCCTCCTCCAGTGACCAGGCCGCCTCCTCCAGTGACCAGGCCGCCTCCTGTGCCAGTGACCAGGCCGCCTACACTAGTCACAAGGCCACCTCCACCACCAACAAAGCCACCAACCCCCAAATCACCCACAGTTGTTACAACAGAACCCCCTCGGCTCTCTGCGAGGATACCAGTCAATAACCGGATTGAGGACCAAGGAAAGAAAAGAGGAGATGTGTTCA TTCCACCGCATGAAAATAATATACCTTACAACTTTGATGTGGAGAAGGGGCTGAGTGCCGATGAATACGAAGAAAATGATGATCCTG GAGTTTTGATCCATAGCTGTAACTTTGACAATGGATTGTGCGGCTGGATTAGAGACAGAGAAAATGATTTGCATTGGGAACTGATCAAAGATCACTCAG GGGGAAAATATTTAACACTCATGGAACCCAAGAAAACCTCCGGTAAGGTGGCACGGCTGGTCCTTCCACTTGGACACCTTTCGTACTCCGGAGACCTCTGCTTGTCATTTAGACACTTGGTGTCCGGAGAGCATTCTGGGAAACTTCAAGTCTTTGTAAGAAGATCAAACATTCATGGTCCTGCTGTGTGGGGAAGAAATGGAAGCAGTCATGGATGGGGCGAGACACACATCACTTTGCCTGGGTTGGGTGTCAGAAGT ATTGTCTTTAAAGCAGAAAGAGGGAAGGATCGCTCAGGACACGTTGGTCTAGATGATGTCAGTTTAAAGAGGGGACACTGTACTAAGCCTTGA